One stretch of Eretmochelys imbricata isolate rEreImb1 chromosome 1, rEreImb1.hap1, whole genome shotgun sequence DNA includes these proteins:
- the LOC144264837 gene encoding LOW QUALITY PROTEIN: OX-2 membrane glycoprotein-like (The sequence of the model RefSeq protein was modified relative to this genomic sequence to represent the inferred CDS: deleted 1 base in 1 codon), whose translation MTCQGLILTVVFIMLCRAEADTVIQKKVVEVGGNVTLSCLLMGSYDILQVTWQKTNTRENLATYSVSKGVTVAETYRGRLNFTRLSLNDTAITLWRVGIQDDGCYKCLFNTFPTGAIPQDTCFTVYEQLRGSLHYIISEGNLTATCSANAWPRPVISWIVPKAQSEKTEEVVTHPNGTLSVISKLYVNRSTSLAGQLLICRVRHMEKDRDYSVKVEDGWWFSVPWLLATATLLIVFVVLVLTVVCWRRRRKKQSGLKPELPKCLFMSPEDRTLAGMQENQVQGTLSHSDENF comes from the exons ATGACTTGCCAAGGTCTGATTTTGACTGTGGTCTTTATCATGCTCTGCAGGGCAGAAG CAGACACAGTGATACAGAAAAAAGTGGTGGAGGTGGGTGGCAATGTGACCTTGAGCTGCCTCCTGATGGGATCTTATGACATACTGCAAGTTACATGGCAGAAGACAAATACTAGAGAGAATTTGGCTACATACAGTGTATCTAAAGGAGTAACTGTTGCTGAAACATACCGAGGTCGATTAAATTTCACACGCCTGTCACTAAATGATACGGCCATCACCCTCTGGAGAGTTGGAATCCAGGATGATGGATGTTACAAATGCCTCTTTAATACCTTTCCCACCGGAGCCATCCCACAAGACACCTGCTTTACTGTCTATG agCAGCTCAGAGGATCTCTCCATTATATAATCTCTGAAGGCAACTTGACAGCCACCTGTTCTGCTAATGCCTGGCCTCGTCCTGTGATCTCCTGGATTGTGCCGAAAGCTCAGAGTGAAAAGACAGAAGAGGTGGTCACGCACCCCAATGGAACACTGTCCGTCATCAGCAAACTCTATGTCAACCGTTCTACAAGCCTGGCTGGGCAATTGCTGATCTGCAGAGTACGGCACATGGAGAAAGACAGAGATTACAGTGTGAAAGTGGAAGACG GCTGGTGGTTTTCAGTTCCTTGGTTGCTGGCCACAGCGACCCTACTCATAGTTTTTGTTGTGTTGGTTCTGACTGTGGTGTGCTGGAGAAGACGCAGGAAAAAGCAAAGCG GATTGAAACCTGAGCTCCCCAAGTGTCTGTTCATGAGTCCT GAGGACAGGACAttggctgggatgcaggagaacCAAGTTCAAGGTACTCTGTCTCATTCAGATGAGAATTTTTAA